From a single Apium graveolens cultivar Ventura chromosome 2, ASM990537v1, whole genome shotgun sequence genomic region:
- the LOC141689636 gene encoding uncharacterized protein LOC141689636 yields the protein MDKTEEEAWQYFEELAEKTLLWESTREPNPEPERFKGLHVVGNAIASTLTKRLVALETNNVSSQFSICTNCSSPNHVTDNCREIKQVNAMFQPRVRNDPYAPTYNHGWKNHPNFSWNQGQYNQFNQNSQPTFQKPNPGPYPTQNLGHYPNSVPLNPPGFSESDKKLNSIEKSMEALLKSQQSFMQAMTQDRQLLNSNTQAISKLEVQEDKLTSEPNPLLLNPSLQQSPNPNPETSESNESSPSKEPPLKPHSDTSSENVFKPKALFPQRLISNKQFAELDKILEVFKQVKINIPLLDAIQQVPSYAKCLKDLCTHKRTTHVPKKAFLTSHISSILSNQIPGKYKDPGCPTISCVIGNTFIDKALLDLGASVNLLPLSVYQALGLGELKKTSITLQLADRSVKTPKGIVEDVLIKIDDFIFPVDFVVLETEPVKNLKNQIPIILGRPFLATSNALINCRNGSMKLIFRNMSIDLNIFNVGNQPNELFEQPLGVNLINKVVSWSNLEDSAIKFLLEEVVSREYESNKELHE from the exons ATGGATAAAACTGAGGAAGAAGCTTGGCAATATTTTGAAGAGTTAGCTGAAAAAACACTGTTGTGGGAGTCAACTAGGGAACCTAATCCAGAACCTGAAAGATTTAAGGGCTTACACGTAGTGGGTAATGCTATTGCATCTACACTCACTAAACGTCTAGTGGCGTTAGAAACTAACAATGTGTCTTCTCAATTTTCTATCTGTACAAACTGTAGTTCTCCTAATCATGTGACAGACAATTGCCGTGAAATTAAACAAGTCAATGCCATGTTTCAACCTAGAGTTAGGAATGATCCATATGCACCCACATACAATCATGGTTGGAAGAATCACCCAAATTTCTCATGGAACCAAGGTCAATACAATCAGTTTAATCAAAATTCTCAACCTACTTTTCAAAAGCCCAATCCTGGTCCATACCCAACTCAAAATCTTGGCCATTATCCTAATTCAGTCCCCTTAAACCCTCCCGGTTTTAGTGAATCTGATAAGAAATTGAATTCCATTGAGAAAAGTATGGAGGCTTTACTTAAATCTCAACAATCTTTCATGCAAGCTATGACCCAAGATAGGCAGTTGTTAAATTCAAATACACAAGCCATATCTAAGCTAGAGGTCCAA GAAGATAAACTAACATCTGAACCAAATCCTCTACTCTTGAATCCTAGTCTTCAACAATCTCCCAATCCAAATCCTGAAACTTCTGAATCTAATGAGTCATCACCATCCAAAGAACCACCTTTAAAACCCCACTCTGATACGTCTAGTGAAAATGTCTTTAAGCCAAAAGCTTTGTTTCCTCAAAGACTTATCTCAAACAAACAATTTGCTGAGTTAGATAAGATTTTAGAAGTCTTTAAGCAAGTCAAGATCAACATTCCTCTTTTAGATGCAATTCAACAAGTTCCCTCTTATGCCAAGTGTCTAAAAGATTTGTGTACTCATAAAAGAACCACTCATGTTCCTAAGAAAGCTTTCCTAACCTCTCATATTAGTTCTATCTTGTCAAATCAAATCCCTGGGAAGTATAAGGATCCTGGTTGTCCTACCATCTCTTGTGTCATAGGAAATACCTTCATTGATAAAGCTTTACTCGATTTAGGAGCTAGTGTGAATCTTCTTCCATTATCTGTCTATCAAGCCTTGGGCTTAGGTGAACTTAAAAAGACCAGTATTACTCTTCAATTAGCTGATCGTTCTGTTAAAACTCCTAAGGGTATAGTTGAAGATGTGTTGATTAAGATCGATGATTTTATCTTCCCCGTTGATTTTGTTGTTCTAGAAACTGAACcagtcaaaaatctcaaaaatCAAATCCCCATCATTTTAGGAAGGCCTTTTCTTGCCACCTCTAATGCTTTGATTAATTGTAGAAATGGTTCGATGAAACTCATATTTAGAAACATGTCGATAGATCTGAATATCTTTAATGTAGGAAATCAACCTAATGAGCTTTTTGAACAACCTTTAGGAGTTAATTTGATAAATAAGGTCGTGTCTTGGTCGAATCTTGAGGATAGTGCAATTAAGTTTCTTCTTGAGGAAGTTGTTTCACGTGAGTATGAAAGTAATAAAGAACTTCATGAGTAA
- the LOC141689650 gene encoding uncharacterized protein LOC141689650 produces MAWALRDLKRKVEGDMEMGVAATPFTKKLEFTSREARDKHYGYHEDHGHITENCFSLKMFIEDQIKKENMNQYLQRRLNDEDRAPGSGKNMVNIVFGGTASPPRSPDLDNDVMMIQPLEDEPIYFSYFDYEGLNLDHNLSLVVTLYVANNEVKRILADNGSSANIIFEHTLNRMELGHLRMDPCLEDPLYGFENTMIPIRGVIYLSITFGTAPQHLSHNEVLCDKCNLIVQKDP; encoded by the exons ATGGCCTGGGCTCTCCGTGATCTTAAGAGAAAGGTGGAAGGCGATATGGAAATGGGTGTAGCGGCCACCCCGTTCACTAAAAAGTTGGAATTCACCTCCAGAGA GGCCCGGGACAAACATTATGGCTATCACGAAGATCATGGTCATATCACGGAAAACTGTTTCTCTCTTAAAATGTTCATAGAAGATCAGATCAAGAAGGAaaacatgaaccagtatcttcaAAGGAGGTTGAATGACGAAGACAGGGCCCCGGGAAGCGGCAAAAATATGGTCAATATTGTCTTTGGAGGTACAGCTTCTCCGCCCCGGAGCCCGGACCTGGATAATGATGTGATGATGATCCAGCCTTTGGAGGATGAACCAATCTACTTCTCTTACTTTGATTATGAGGGACTCAATCTGGATCACAACTTGTCCTTGGTGGTCACCCTGTATGTCGCGAATAATGAGGTAAAAAGAATTTTAGCTGACAATGGTTCCTCTGCTAATATTATATTCGAGCACACACTTAACAGGATGGAGCTCGGACACCTCCGAATGGACCCCTGTCTTGAAGATCCCTTGTATGGATTTGAAAATACAATGATTCCAATCCGGGGAGTAATTTATTTGTCGATTACCTTTGGGACTGCACCCCAACATCTCTCACATAATGAAGTTCTATGTGATAAGTGCAACCTCATCGTACAAAAAGATCCTTAG
- the LOC141689659 gene encoding uncharacterized protein LOC141689659 has translation MFGTLRRFIPKLAERCLPFFELLKEARNKKLVDWTPECQTAFEEVKKHLMNPPIFSKAKPGEPLYLYIAAGERAVSSALIWEENGSQSPVYYVSQVLEDAETRNPNLEKFALAPVHSSRKLRQYFQGREIKVITNQPLRKIIHNSDASGRLVNWAIELSQFNIKFIPRTTIKAQALAEFVMEYNFPEVPEIPVIQSGEEKEVNNSSSWTIYVDGSATTERSGAGLILSIPDGFTIQQAITFAFKATNNQAEYEALLSGLRLAKSLGVKRLIIYKDSQIMRRKLQGGRVIQARPEHFRLKQFSLLRRARCTHTERPEVLCISSPDNWMSPYIAYQKDGTLPEDQNKARYLKYKAARFFLEDNQLYIRTFSAPTLKCVNPDEANYSLWEVHEGICGDHLAAKALAYKVIKQDYYWPTIHADAVAYVKRCNKCQKFSNVPK, from the exons ATGTTTGGCACCCTTCGCAGATTTATCCCAAAATTGGCAGAAAGGTGCTTGCCTTTTTTTGAGCTGTTAAAAGAAGCCAGAAACAAAAAGCTAGTCGATTGGACTCCGGAGTGCCAAACAGCATTTGAAGAAGTCAAGAAACACCTGATGAACCCGCCTATTTTTTCAAAAGCCAAGCCCGGAGAGCCTCTTTATCTCTATATTGCAGCCGGAGAAAGAGCGGTATCCTCTGCACTCATCTGGGAAGAAAATGGTTCACAGAGTCCGGTATACTATGTGAGTCAAGTCCTCGAGGACGCTGAAACCCGGAACCCAAACTTGGAGAAATTCGCCTTAGCTCCTGTGCACTCGAGCAGGAAGCTAAGGCAATATTTCCAAGGCCGGGAAATCAAGGTGATTACTAATCAACCACTTCGGAAAATCATTCACAATTCAGATGCCTCCGGGAGATTGGTCAATTGGGCAATTGAATTGAGCCAATTCAACATCAAATTTATTCCAAGAACgactataaaagcccaggcattggccgAATTCGTCATGGAATACAACTTCCCCGAAGTCCCAGAGATACCAGTAATTCAATCCGGAGAAGAAAAGGAGGTTAACAACAGTAGTTCATGGACAATATATGTTGATGGCTCGGCGACAACCGAGAGGTCCGGGGCTGGCTTGATCCTTTCCATCCCAGATGGATTCACAATTCAGCAAGCCATAACCTTCGCTTTCAAAGCGACCAACAACCAAGCTGAATATGAAGCTCTCCTCTCCGGACTTAGGTTAGCCAAATCCCTTGGGGTAAAACGTTTAATCATTTATAAGGATTCCCAAATTATG AGAAGAAAACTCCAAGGCGGACGAGTTATCCAAGCTCGTCCAGAACACTTCAGACTTAAGCAGTTCAGTCTACTTCGAAGAGCTCGGTGCACCCACACCGAACGGCCCGAAGTCTTATGCATCAGTAGCCCAGATAACTGGATGTCTCCCTACATAGCTTATCAGAAAGATGGAACCCTACCAGAGGATCAGAACAAGGCACGCTACCTCAAGTACAAGGCTGCCCGATTCTTTCTGGAAGATAATCAGCTATACATACGAACCTTCTCTGCGCCAACTCTCAAATGTGTTAACCCGGATGAGGCAAATTATAGTCTGTGGGAGGTACACGAAGGAATCTGCGGAGATCACCTAGCTGCCAAGGCACTAGCCTACAAAGTCATCAAACAAGACTACTATTGGCCCACTATCCATGCAGATGCAGTTGCCTATGTGAAGAGGTGCAACAAGTGCCAAAAGTTCAGCAATGTGCCGAAGTAA
- the LOC141689668 gene encoding uncharacterized protein LOC141689668: MDSILMRFEIPMVLISDNRLQFVGSDFEAYLKELEIKHKKTSIAHPQGNGQVEVTNRTIIRGLEKWLEESKKNWLDELSKVLWSYRTTSRTGTGETPFKLAYGTEARLPVKTGSPSHRVVNFDEV, translated from the coding sequence ATGGATTCGATTTTAATGAGATTCGAGATTCCAATGGTCCTGATCTCGGATAACAGGCTGCAGTTCGTGGGTTCGGATTTCGAAGCCTATCTAAAAGAGCtcgagataaaacataagaaaacaTCCATAGCTCATCCACAGGGAAACGGACAAGTAGAGGTCACCAACAGGACCATAATCCGAGGTTTGGAAAAGTGGTTGGAAGAGTCTAAGAAGAACTGGCTAGACGAGCTCTCGAAAGTCTTATGGTCTTACAGAACCACCTCCCGGACTGGAACTGGTGAAACTCCATTTAAACTCGCCTACGGAACCGAGGCCCGACTTCCGGTGAAAACTGGGTCCCCGTCCCATAGAGTGGTCAACTTTGACGAGGTCTAA